The genome window GGTGGAAGGAAAGGCCTCCAAGGCAATCGTGACCAAGTCCTACCAGGAGATCGGGCCGGGCTCCCTCATCCTCCCCTGGCGGGACAAGCGGCGCCTGGTTCCCCTGAAGGCGGCCCAGCAGGATATGGACGGCTTCATCGTGGACTCCCAGGGGGGCAACAAGGCCATCAGCGAAGGCGATCTCGTCTTCATAGACCTGGGGAAAAGCCAGGGCGCCCAGCCGGGATACCTGTTCTACGTGCTGCGCGACGTGGTGCCCGACCAGCAGTATGCCGACATCTCCGTGAAAAAGCTGCCGCCCGAGGTGATCGGCGCCCTGGTGGTGGTGGCCAGCGGCGAGACCACGTCGACGGCCCTGGTGGTGAAGAGCATCGATACCATTTACCGGGGCGACCGGGTCGAGGTCCGGGCCGCCAGGTAGGCAGCATTGCGGGGACCGGCACGGCCGGTCCCCGTTTCGCATCCCCCGTCTCCGGCATGAAAGGGCCTGCCGCCTTCCCACTCCCATGTATCACTGGTTCGCACTCAGATCGGTCCCCCTGGTGGGGAATGTCCTCTATCGACGGCTGCTGGAGCGGTTCGGCTCTCCCGAGGCGGTTTTCAGGGCCTCCGACGCGGAGCTTGCGTCCGTGCGCGGCGTGAGCCCAGCGGTCGCGGCCTCCATCCGGGGGCATGATCCCCGCTCCTTTGCCGAGTCGGAGTGCGAGCGGGTCAGGCGCGCCGGCGTCCGCATCGTCACCATCCGGGACCCGGACTATCCGCCGCTTCTCCTCCAGATTGCCGACCCGCCCCCCTATCTCTACGTGAAGGGCGACCCGACGGGGCTGGAGCCCGCCGTGGCCGTGGTGGGGTCGCGCCGGGCCACCGTCTACGGTCGGACCGTCACGGCCCGGCTGGCCGAGGACCTTGCCCGCCGCGGGGTGGCGGTGGTTTCGGGCATGGCCCGGGGCATCGATACCGCGGCACACCAGGGCGCCTGGCCGGGGAGGGGAAGACCGTCGGCGTGCTGGGGTGCGGCATCGACTTCGCCCGGGTGGCCGACCGGGGAGCCCTGGTGTCCGAGTTCCCCCTGGGCACGGCCCCCTGGCCGAGAATTTCCCCCGCCGCAACCGGATCATCAGCGGCATGTGCCGCGGTGTCCTGGTGGTGGAGGCGGCCGAGCGGAGCGGTTCGCTCATCACGGCGCAGATGGCCCTGGACCAGGGGCGGGACGTCTTCGCCATTCCGGGGAACATCACGAGCAGCGGCAGCAGCGGCACCAACCGGCTCATCCGGGAAGGTGCCAAGCTCGTGGCCGGGATCGGGGATATCCTGGAAGAGCTTGCCCCCCGCGCTGCGGCCGCGGTCGCGGCTGCGCCGTTCTTGCCGCCGCTTCCCGCCGGCGAGGCTGCCCTGATGGCGATGTTCGGCGCCGATCCCCTCCACATTGACGAGATCATTGCCAAAAGCGCGTTGACAGTGGGGGAGGTTTCGGCTATGTTACTGCGCCTGGAACTGAAGGGAGTCGTAACTCAGCTTCCCGGCAAGTTTTTTCACGCTAACTGACAACGGTACCGTCTATGTCCCAACATCTCGTCATAGTAGAATCTCCTGCCAAGGCTAAGACCATAGAGAAGTTCCTCGGCCCGGATTACAAGGTGCTCGCATCCTACGGCCACGTGCGCGCCCTGCCCAGCAAGCAGGGCTCCGTGGACGTGGAACACGATTTCGAGCCCCGCTACGCCGTCCTGCCCGAGAGCAAGCGGCACATCGACGCCATCAAGAAGGAGTTGAAGGCGAGCGATTCGCTCCTGCTGGCCACTGACCCCGACCGGGAAGGGGAGGCCATCTCCTGGCACCTGCTGGCGGCCCTGGGCGTGAAGCCCGAGAAGCCGCCGGTGCCGGTCAGGCGGGTGGTGTTCCACGAGATCACCAAGGACGCCATCGTCCACGCCGTGGAGAATCCCCGCACCATCTCCCAGGATCTGGTGGACGCCCAGCAGGCCCGCTCCATCCTCGACTATCTCGTGGGCTTCAACCTCTCCCCCTTCCTCTGGAAGAAGATCCGCTACGGCCTTTCCGCCGGCCGGGTCCAGTCGGTGGCCCTGCGGCTCATCTGCGAGCGGGAGAAGGAGATCCAGGCGTTCCAGTCCCGGGAATACTGGACCATCGGCGCGGAGCTGGCCAAGGAAAAGGGGCAGAAGTGCACCGCCAACCTGGTCGAAGCCGAGGGGAAGAAGCTCGACAAGTTCGACATCCCCGACCAGGCGGCCGCCGACCGGCTCGTGACGGCCCTGGAGAACGCCACCTACACCGTGGACAAGGTGACCAAGAGCGAGCGCAAGCGGACGCCGGCGCCGCCGTTCACCACCTCCACCCTCCAGCAGGAGGCGGCCCGCAAGCTGGGGTTCTCGGCCAAGAAGACCATGTCCACGGCCCAGAAGCTCTACGAAGGGGTCGCCATCGACGAGGGGCTCGTGGGTCTCATCACCTACATGCGTACCGACAGCGTGGTGCTGTCGAACCAGGCCCTGCAGGAGGCCCACCAGGTCATCACCTCCCTGTATGGTCCCGAATACGCCCTGGCCAAGCCCCGCTTCTACAAGAACAAGGCGAAGAACGCCCAGGAGGCCCACGAGGCGGTCCGTCCCACCTCCATCGCCCGTACTCCCGCGGAGCTGAAGAAGTACCTCTCCTCGGACCAGTTCAAGCTGTACGACCTGATCTGGAAGCGGACCGTGGCCTGCCAGATGGCCGAGGCGCTCCTGGACCAGACCTCCGTCGATATCGGCGCGGGCAAGGGCTACCGCTTCCGGGCCGCCGGCACGGTGATCCGCTTCCCCGGCTTCATGAAGCTGTACATCGAAGGGGTGGACGATCAGGCCGAAGAGAAGGAGGGGACCCTTCCTCCCCTCACGGAGGGGGAGCTCCTTAAGCTCCTGAAGCTCCTGCCGGAGCAGCACTTCACCCAGCCGCCCCCCCGGTACACCGAGGCGAGCCTGGTGAAGACGCTGGAGGAATACGGCATCGGGCGCCCCTCCACCTACGCCTCCATCATGAACACGCTCCTGGAGCGCAAGTACGCCCGCCTCGACAGCAAGCGCTTCATCCCCGAGGATGTGGGGATGGTGGTTAATGATCTTCTGACCAACCATTTCACCACGTACGTGGACTACAACTTCACCGCCACTCTTGAGGAAGAGCTCGACCAGGTCTCCCGGGGGGAAAAACAGTGGAAGCCGCTGCTGCGCGAGTTCTGGGAGCCCTTCCAGGGGCTGCTCAGGCAGAAGGAGGGCGAGGTCAGCAAGGCGGACCTCACCACCGAGGCCACGGACGAGGCATGCCCCGATTGTGGAAAACCTCTGGTGGTGAAGCTCGGCAAGCGCGGCAAGTTCATCGCCTGCTCCGGCTACAAGGAGGGGTGCACTTATACCCGCAACATCGACCAGGGGGAAGGGAAGGAGAAGGCTGAGCCGGTCCTGTCCGAGGAAACGTGCGACAAGTGCGGCAGCCCCATGCTCATCAAGGACGGGCGCTTCGGCAAGTACCTGGCCTGCTCGGCCTATCCCGCCTGCAAGAACATCCAGCCCCTGGTAAAGCCCAAGGGGACCGGCCTTACCTGCCCCGAGTGCAAGGAAGGGGAGCTGACCGAGAAAAAGTCCCGCTACGGCAAGATGTTCTACTCCTGCAACCGCTACCCCCAGTGCAAGTTCGCCCTCTGGGATCCGCCCCAGCCGGGGCCGTGCCCCACGTGCGGCTTCCCGCTGCTGGTGAAGAAGGTCTACAAGCGGGAAGGGGAGTTCCTCAAGTGTCCCAAGGAAGGATGCGACTACCGGACCGAAGGGAAAAAGTAATCACGTGGCCGACCGGGCGGGGAGCGATCCCCGCCTTTTTCTCGCACGGAACGTGGTCGATAAGGGGATCCCATGATGCTTGCCGATATGCATGAAGCCTGTGAACAGTGCCGCTTCGCCTATGCCCGGATCGATACCGAGTGCTGGGGCGAGGCGAGCTCCCGGCGGGTCATGTGCCCCATCTGCGGCTGGACCAAGTACGAGGAGCAGATCTGGACCTTCGCCCTGCCCACCATCGTCAAGCGGAGCGTCGTGCGGGGATGCGGCGCCTACCGGCTCATTCCGCCCGGCGGCTTCTCGGGGTACAACGCCTTTCACGTGCCACCCTCCCGGGAGGTTGTGGCCCACATCCGCCAGTTGCTCGACAGCGGCTGGAAGGGGTATCTGACCCTCTGGGACGAGGAGAAGGGAAAGGCCCGGCTCCTGGCCGGCCACCCCCTCCAGAAGTTCGAGATTCCCGCCGGCGGGGACCCGTCCCCGTGACCGGTGCCGTCACCATCATCGGCGGCGGCCTGGCGGGATGCGAGGCCGCCTGGCAGATCGCCGGGCGCGGCGTGCGGGTCGTCCTGCGGGAGATGAAGCCCCAGCGCTACTCGCCGGCCCACCACCTGTCCGGGCTGGCGGAGCTGGTCTGCTCAAACTCGCTCCGGGGGGAGTCCCTGGAGAACGCCGTGGGGCTCCTCAAGGAAGAGTTGCGGCGGGCCGGCTCCCTCGTCATGGCCGCTGCCGACGCCACCCGGGTGCCGGCAGGCGGCGCCCTGGCCGTGGACCGGGAGCTGTTTTCCTCCTACGTGACCGAGCGGATCGAAGGGCATCCCCTGATCGAGCTGGTGCGGGAGGAGGTGACGGAGCTTCCCGCCGAGGGGATCCTGGTGATCGCCTCGGGCCCCCTGACCAGCGACGCCCTGGCCGAGCGGCTGAAGCAGATCACCGGCGACAGCCTCTACTTCTACGATGCCATCGCTCCCATCGTTGCGGCCGATTCCCTCGATGCGGGCAAGGTTTTCCGGGCCTCCCGCTACGGCAAGGGGGACGGCGACGACTACCTGAACTGCCCCCTGTCCGAAGAGGAGTACGAGCGGTTCGTTGATGCCGTTCTTGCCGCGGAAAAGGTGCCGGCCAGGGACTTTGAAAAGGTGGTACACTTTGAGGGGTGCATGCCCATCGAAGAGATGGCGGAACGGGGGCGGGAAACCCTCCGCTTCGGCCCCCTGAAGCCGGTGGGGCTCACGGACCCGCGCACCGGCCGGGAGCCCCACGCGGTGGTGCAGTTGCGGGCCGAGAACCGGGAGGGGACCCTGTTCAACCTGGTGGGCTTCCAGACCAAGCTCACCTGGCCCGAGCAGCGGCGGGTCTTCCGGATGATCCCCGGACTGGAGAACGCCGAGTTCGTCCGGCTCGGCTCCATGCACCGCAACACGTTCATCAATGCGCCGACCCTGCTGGAGCCCACCTTCCGGCTCAAGGGCGATCCCCGCACCTTCTTCGCCGGCCAGATCACCGGGGTGGAGGGATACGTGGAATCGGCGGGCAGCGGTTTCCTGGCCGGCATCAACAGTGCCCGGCTCGTGCGGGGCGAGGAACCGGCAGTCCCGCCACCGACCACCGCCCTGGGCGCGCTGGTGGCCCATATCACCACGGCGCCGGCCAGGCACTTTCAGCCCATGAACGTAAACTACGGGCTGTTCCCGCCCCTCGAGGGGAAAGTGAAGAAGAAGGAGCGCCGGGGAAGGCTTGCGGAACGGGCCCTGGCGGAACTGGATCATTGGCTCGCAACAGTGTAGGGGCGAACCTCGCGTTCGCCCTTGACGTCGCGTGACACCAGAAGCGGACGATCGCAAGGATCGCTCCTACGGGGTATCTATGGACGACAAGGAAAAACAGGAAATATCCCTCATCGGCAGGCTCCTCTCCCTGGAGGCGCTCCTGATCCTCATGGGGATCGTCTCCCTGGGCTACGGCATTGCGCGGTCCCAGGTCATGAACATCTTCTGGGGCGTGGTGATCCTGGTGGGGGCCGTGGTCCTTTCCTTTGTCAGGAAAAAGGACTGGAAGAAGCACTGGGAGGAGCTGGAGATCGAGAAACGCCGCCACGAGGAACGGATCAAGGCGCGGAACGAGGGAGAAAAGGATGGAAAAGGGTAGGATCGTCCTGGCGTCCGCCTCGCCCCGTCGGCTGGAGCTGCTGGCATCGGCCGGGGTGGAGTTCGACGTCTTCGCGAGCGATATCCCCGAGGAGCCCATCCCCGGCGAGGCCCCGGCGGATTTCGCCGTGCGCCTGGCCCGGGACAAGGCCGTGGCCACGGCGGCCCGGACCGAGGGGCGCTGGTTCGTGGGTGCCGACACCATCGTGGTCTGCGCCGGCGAGATCATGGGCAAGCCCGTGGATGAGGCCGATGCCGTGCGGATGCTCAGGAAACTGTCCGGCGTTTCCCACGAGGTGATCACCGGCTATGCCGTTTACGACCGGGAGCGCGACGGTCTGCTCTGCAAGGCGGTGGTGACCAGGGTCGTGTTCAAGCCCTTGCGGGACGAGGAAATCAGCGCCTACGTGGCCACCGGCTGCCCCATGGACAAGGCCGGAGCCTATGCCATCCAGGGGGGCGCTGCCTATATGGTTGAGCGGATCGACGGCTCCTATACCAATGTGGTTGGCCTGCCGCTCTGCGAAGTGGTGGAGGATCTGCGCCGCATCGGCGCCCTGTGAGTTCCGGCCATGGCAATCGCCGACAATCTGACCCATATCCTGGCAAAGATCGCGGACGCGGCCCGGCGGGCCGGGCGTGATCCGGCGCCGGTGCGCCTCGTGGCGGTCTCCAAGACCATGCCGGCCGAGGCGGTTGAGGAAGCGGCCCGGGCAGGGCAGCGGCTCTTCGGCGAGAACTACGTGCAGGAATTCACGGCCAAGGCCCGTGAGGTGCGCGAGCCGGTGGAGTGGCATTTCATCGGCCATCTCCAGTCCAACAAGGTCAAGTATCTGGCCGGGCTCGTGACC of Geobacter anodireducens contains these proteins:
- a CDS encoding DNA topoisomerase I, with product MSQHLVIVESPAKAKTIEKFLGPDYKVLASYGHVRALPSKQGSVDVEHDFEPRYAVLPESKRHIDAIKKELKASDSLLLATDPDREGEAISWHLLAALGVKPEKPPVPVRRVVFHEITKDAIVHAVENPRTISQDLVDAQQARSILDYLVGFNLSPFLWKKIRYGLSAGRVQSVALRLICEREKEIQAFQSREYWTIGAELAKEKGQKCTANLVEAEGKKLDKFDIPDQAAADRLVTALENATYTVDKVTKSERKRTPAPPFTTSTLQQEAARKLGFSAKKTMSTAQKLYEGVAIDEGLVGLITYMRTDSVVLSNQALQEAHQVITSLYGPEYALAKPRFYKNKAKNAQEAHEAVRPTSIARTPAELKKYLSSDQFKLYDLIWKRTVACQMAEALLDQTSVDIGAGKGYRFRAAGTVIRFPGFMKLYIEGVDDQAEEKEGTLPPLTEGELLKLLKLLPEQHFTQPPPRYTEASLVKTLEEYGIGRPSTYASIMNTLLERKYARLDSKRFIPEDVGMVVNDLLTNHFTTYVDYNFTATLEEELDQVSRGEKQWKPLLREFWEPFQGLLRQKEGEVSKADLTTEATDEACPDCGKPLVVKLGKRGKFIACSGYKEGCTYTRNIDQGEGKEKAEPVLSEETCDKCGSPMLIKDGRFGKYLACSAYPACKNIQPLVKPKGTGLTCPECKEGELTEKKSRYGKMFYSCNRYPQCKFALWDPPQPGPCPTCGFPLLVKKVYKREGEFLKCPKEGCDYRTEGKK
- the gid gene encoding tRNA (uracil-5-)-methyltransferase (TrmFO; Gid; glucose-inhibited division protein; similar to GidA; the gene from Bacillus subtilis encodes a tRNA-methyltransferase that utilizes folate as the carbon donor and bound flavin as reductant; modifies tRNA at position 54 (uridine) of the T-psi loop to form a C5-methyluridine); the encoded protein is MTGAVTIIGGGLAGCEAAWQIAGRGVRVVLREMKPQRYSPAHHLSGLAELVCSNSLRGESLENAVGLLKEELRRAGSLVMAAADATRVPAGGALAVDRELFSSYVTERIEGHPLIELVREEVTELPAEGILVIASGPLTSDALAERLKQITGDSLYFYDAIAPIVAADSLDAGKVFRASRYGKGDGDDYLNCPLSEEEYERFVDAVLAAEKVPARDFEKVVHFEGCMPIEEMAERGRETLRFGPLKPVGLTDPRTGREPHAVVQLRAENREGTLFNLVGFQTKLTWPEQRRVFRMIPGLENAEFVRLGSMHRNTFINAPTLLEPTFRLKGDPRTFFAGQITGVEGYVESAGSGFLAGINSARLVRGEEPAVPPPTTALGALVAHITTAPARHFQPMNVNYGLFPPLEGKVKKKERRGRLAERALAELDHWLATV
- a CDS encoding septum formation protein Maf is translated as MEKGRIVLASASPRRLELLASAGVEFDVFASDIPEEPIPGEAPADFAVRLARDKAVATAARTEGRWFVGADTIVVCAGEIMGKPVDEADAVRMLRKLSGVSHEVITGYAVYDRERDGLLCKAVVTRVVFKPLRDEEISAYVATGCPMDKAGAYAIQGGAAYMVERIDGSYTNVVGLPLCEVVEDLRRIGAL